The following coding sequences lie in one Oncorhynchus nerka isolate Pitt River linkage group LG14, Oner_Uvic_2.0, whole genome shotgun sequence genomic window:
- the LOC115141500 gene encoding NLR family member X1-like isoform X1 codes for MWQCWIGSGVLRRRWRGTLNDVLSKSNISILQRDVSLSRLASRVLTYRKMSSCHRQLRLPGGLWRRLKSSSYSASGFHSRFFCSSLVHNQTDPIEIHKKKLTLWFSHLPQEEKQFGGYFTPETMHVEPLILERKPEDRKGPLITPLLKPSQVPQSASVTMEQLFEPTQQGGRERGLNVLLYGAVGTGKSTVVRKLVLDWCAGLTLTQFKLLVPFSCEDLSQLSKSTSLRDLVSRKYLHLKKIPMLSGENDQAKDVLFLFNGMEKLKLDFRISSTELCSNPDEALPSGAVVVNLLRKYLLPEASILVTTRLSALDHIPTKYVKRYAQIYGFNDPDRQRAYFTSRLLQQIGEKPRNQEAQSLIELLYLNLQRESQLAAACFLPSYCWLTCAILHFLHFTDAQAPIRTLTGIYTSFLRLNFGGEVLDMGGAVSSPDDQNSLMLYVVRTVGKLAFDGVSKKRTSFSEEELEQFVGGKTKTDEELRQLAVFRTDVLDFFLVPCVETKRSELDEKEKRYVFAIPAMQEYLAALYVVLGENKTALEKLSKEVTVVIGQVGEDVNTLISIISKFIPLRVFAVFNLLKLFPSLFEKISSRSKGRIARTMAAEMFRSEDSFNEDVLDQVEQSLLGVHGPQPQERLDSRAFELYPIFMGGLLHYENRVLLEQLGCSIKSTTVAQITRTLKRHLAAEIVKWQPPEELMDLLVLLYEFQNPRLTAEVLLSIRSIKLSTVRMTPLKCFVLSSVLACAPTRYHLEELDLSSCHLTNDLLTMLWPAFRHTHNLNLQFNSLGPESCILLRDLLLDPNSTIRSLHLCDNPLLESGARCLLDALQGNQSLRQLSLMHTGMGDKGACELAERLNHHTGLQELNVAYNNIGDNAALTLVDACREHPSIHTVHLYLNPLSNVGKQSLYVRGVPPDQGGTGRRVKVLASVTEGSNISEDWHPILSVISKNASSWERERVREQLQIFLRDLEWGRKQAPSFWKKMHFRRVEKGVRQTLQMLQKDIPTRTGGSTK; via the exons ATGTGGCAGTGTTGGATCGGCTCAGGGGTCCTCAGGAGGAGATGGCGAGGCACTCTCAATGATGTCCTCTCCAAATCTAACATCTCTATTTTACAAAGAG ATGTGAGTCTCAGCAGACTCGCAAGCAGAGTCCTCACTTATAGGAAGATGAGCTCATGTCACAG ACAGCTGAGGCTTCCAGGAGGACTATGGAGGAGGTTGAAATCCTCCTCCTATTCAGCCAGTGGATTTCATTCAAGATTTTTTTGCTCCAGTCTAGTCCATAATCAAACAG ATCCCATTGAGATCCACAAGAAGAAGTTGACCTTATGGTTCAGCCACCTACCTCAGGAAGAGAAGCAGTTCGGGGGCTACTTCACCCCCGAGACCATGCACGTGGAGCCGCTCATCCTGGAGAGGAAGCCAGAAGATAGGAAAGGGCCCTTAATCACCCCTCTCCTCAAGCCATCCCAGGTCCCCCAGAGTGCCTCGGTCACCATGGAGCAGCTCTTTGAGCCCACTCAGCAAGGAGGCAGGGAGCGGGGCCTTAATGTGCTGCTGTACGGGGCGGTCGGGACAGGGAAGAGCACAGTGGTGCGGAAGCTGGTTCTAGACTGGTGTGCCGGGCTCACTTTGACCCAGTTCAAACTACTGGTGCCCTTCTCCTGCGAGGACCTCTCCCAGTTATCCAAGTCCACATCTCTGAGAGACCTCGTCAGCAGGAAATACCTGCACCTGAAAAAGATCCCTATGCTGAGTGGAGAGAACGACCAGGCCAAGGATGTGCTGTTTCTGTTTAACGGCATGGAGAAGCTGAAACTGGACTTCCGCATTAGCTCCACAGAGCTGTGCAGCAACCCAGACGAGGCCCTCCCCTCCGGGGCAGTGGTGGTGAACCTGCTCAGGAAGTACCTGCTGCCTGAG GCCAGTATTTTGGTCACCACAAGGTTGTCTGCCCTTGACCACATCCCTACAAAGTATGTGAAACGCTACGCACAGATATATGGCTTTAATGACCCAGATCGCCAGCGAGCATACTTCACAAGCCGACTGCTGCAACAGATTGGAGAGAAGCCGAGAAACCAGGAGGCCCAGTCCCTCATCGAGCTGCTTTACCTCAACCTACAGAGGGAGAGCCAGTTGGCGGCCGCCTGCTTTTTACCTTCCTATTGCTGGCTGACTTGTGCCATACTCCACTTTTTACATTTCACCGACGCCCAGGCACCCATACGTACGCTAACTGGTATCTATACCAGCTTTCTGAGACTCAACTTTGGAGGGGAGGTGCTGGACATGGGTGGTGCTGTATCTTCTCCAGATGACCAGAACTCATTGATGCTCTATGTAGTCCGCACTGTGGGCAAACTGGCCTTTGACGGAGTCTCCAAAAAGCGCACTTCCTTCTCCGAGGAGGAACTGGAACAGTTTGTGGGGGGTAAGACCAAAACAGATGAGGAACTGCGTCAGCTGGCCGTGTTCCGCACTGACGTCCTCGACTTCTTCCTGGTGCCCTGCGTCGAGACCAAAAGGTCAGAGCTTGATGAAAAGGAGAAGCGCTACGTCTTTGCCATTCCCGCCATGCAAGAATACCTGGCTGCCCTGTACGTCGTCCTCGGCGAGAACAAGACGGCTCTGGAGAAACTGAGCAAAGAGGTGACCGTGGTCATCGGTCAAGTGGGCGAAGATGTCAACACGCTCATCAGCATCATCTCCAAGTTCATCCCCCTCAGGGTCTTTGCTGTTTTCAACCTGCTCAAGCTCTTTCCCAGCCTGTTTGAAAAGATCAGCAGCCGCAGCAAGGGCCGCATCGCCCGCACCATGGCGGCAGAGATGTTCCGCAGCGAGGACAGCTTCAACGAGGACGTGCTGGACCAAGTGGAGCAGAGCCTGCTGGGAGTTCACGGCCCCCAGCCCCAGGAGCGCCTGGACAGCCGGGCCTTCGAGCTCTACCCCATCTTCATGGGCGGCCTGCTTCACTACGAGAACCGGGTTCTGCTGGAGCAGCTGGGCTGCAGCATCAAGAGCACCACGGTGGCTCAGATCACACGGACCCTCAAGAGGCACTTGGCGGCGGAGATCGTGAAGTGGCAGCCCCCCGAGGAGCTCATGGACCTGCTGGTGCTCCTCTACGAGTTCCAGAATCCCCGGCTCACGGCAGAGGTCCTGCTCTCCATCCGCAGCATCAAGCTGTCCACCGTGCGTATGACGCCCCTCAAATGCTTTGTCCTGAGCTCTGTGCTGGCCTGCGCACCCACGAGGTACCACCTGGAGGAGCTGGACCTTTCTTCCTGTCACCTGACCAACGACCTGCTGACCATGCTGTGGCCCGCCTTCCGCCACACGCACAACCTCAA TCTCCAGTTTAATAGCCTGGGTCCTGAGTCCTGCATTCTCCTGCGAGATCTACTACTTGACCCCAACAGTACTATTAGATCTCTACA CCTGTGTGATAATCCGCTGTTAGAGTCCGGGGCTCGCTGTCTGCTGGACGCCCTGCAAGGGAACCAGTCTctcagacagctgtccctgatgcACACGGGCATGGGCGACAAGGGGGCCTGCGAGCTGGCCGAGAGGCTCAACCATCACACGGGCCTGCAGGAGCTCAACGTGGCCTACAACAACATCGGGGACAACGCTGCTCTGACCCTGGTGGACGCCTGCAGAGAGCACCCCAGCATCCACACTGTGCA CTTGTACCTGAATCCTCTCAGCAATGTGGGGAAGCAGTCCTTGTACGTGCGAGGAGTCCCGCCGGATCAGGGCGGCACGGGGCGGCGCGTGAAGGTGCTGGCCTCAGTCACCGAGGGCTCGAACATCTCGGAGGACTGGCACCCCATTCTGAGCGTCATCAGTAAGAACGCCTCGTCCTGGGAGCGCGAACGCGTCAGGGAACAGCTGCAGATCTTCCTCCGAGACCTGGAGTGGGGTAGGAAGCAGGCACCAAGCTTCTGGAAAAAGATGCACTTCCGCAGGGTGGAGAAGGGCGTCAGGCAGACGCTGCAGATGCTTCAGAAGGACATCCCGACGAGGACCGGTGGGAGTACCAAGTAA
- the LOC115141500 gene encoding NLR family member X1-like isoform X2: MWQCWIGSGVLRRRWRGTLNDVLSKSNISILQRDVSLSRLASRVLTYRKMSSCHRQLRLPGGLWRRLKSSSYSASGFHSRFFCSSLVHNQTDPIEIHKKKLTLWFSHLPQEEKQFGGYFTPETMHVEPLILERKPEDRKGPLITPLLKPSQVPQSASVTMEQLFEPTQQGGRERGLNVLLYGAVGTGKSTVVRKLVLDWCAGLTLTQFKLLVPFSCEDLSQLSKSTSLRDLVSRKYLHLKKIPMLSGENDQAKDVLFLFNGMEKLKLDFRISSTELCSNPDEALPSGAVVVNLLRKYLLPEASILVTTRLSALDHIPTKYVKRYAQIYGFNDPDRQRAYFTSRLLQQIGEKPRNQEAQSLIELLYLNLQRESQLAAACFLPSYCWLTCAILHFLHFTDAQAPIRTLTGIYTSFLRLNFGGEVLDMGGAVSSPDDQNSLMLYVVRTVGKLAFDGVSKKRTSFSEEELEQFVGGKTKTDEELRQLAVFRTDVLDFFLVPCVETKRSELDEKEKRYVFAIPAMQEYLAALYVVLGENKTALEKLSKEVTVVIGQVGEDVNTLISIISKFIPLRVFAVFNLLKLFPSLFEKISSRSKGRIARTMAAEMFRSEDSFNEDVLDQVEQSLLGVHGPQPQERLDSRAFELYPIFMGGLLHYENRVLLEQLGCSIKSTTVAQITRTLKRHLAAEIVKWQPPEELMDLLVLLYEFQNPRLTAEVLLSIRSIKLSTVRMTPLKCFVLSSVLACAPTRYHLEELDLSSCHLTNDLLTMLWPAFRHTHNLNLCDNPLLESGARCLLDALQGNQSLRQLSLMHTGMGDKGACELAERLNHHTGLQELNVAYNNIGDNAALTLVDACREHPSIHTVHLYLNPLSNVGKQSLYVRGVPPDQGGTGRRVKVLASVTEGSNISEDWHPILSVISKNASSWERERVREQLQIFLRDLEWGRKQAPSFWKKMHFRRVEKGVRQTLQMLQKDIPTRTGGSTK; the protein is encoded by the exons ATGTGGCAGTGTTGGATCGGCTCAGGGGTCCTCAGGAGGAGATGGCGAGGCACTCTCAATGATGTCCTCTCCAAATCTAACATCTCTATTTTACAAAGAG ATGTGAGTCTCAGCAGACTCGCAAGCAGAGTCCTCACTTATAGGAAGATGAGCTCATGTCACAG ACAGCTGAGGCTTCCAGGAGGACTATGGAGGAGGTTGAAATCCTCCTCCTATTCAGCCAGTGGATTTCATTCAAGATTTTTTTGCTCCAGTCTAGTCCATAATCAAACAG ATCCCATTGAGATCCACAAGAAGAAGTTGACCTTATGGTTCAGCCACCTACCTCAGGAAGAGAAGCAGTTCGGGGGCTACTTCACCCCCGAGACCATGCACGTGGAGCCGCTCATCCTGGAGAGGAAGCCAGAAGATAGGAAAGGGCCCTTAATCACCCCTCTCCTCAAGCCATCCCAGGTCCCCCAGAGTGCCTCGGTCACCATGGAGCAGCTCTTTGAGCCCACTCAGCAAGGAGGCAGGGAGCGGGGCCTTAATGTGCTGCTGTACGGGGCGGTCGGGACAGGGAAGAGCACAGTGGTGCGGAAGCTGGTTCTAGACTGGTGTGCCGGGCTCACTTTGACCCAGTTCAAACTACTGGTGCCCTTCTCCTGCGAGGACCTCTCCCAGTTATCCAAGTCCACATCTCTGAGAGACCTCGTCAGCAGGAAATACCTGCACCTGAAAAAGATCCCTATGCTGAGTGGAGAGAACGACCAGGCCAAGGATGTGCTGTTTCTGTTTAACGGCATGGAGAAGCTGAAACTGGACTTCCGCATTAGCTCCACAGAGCTGTGCAGCAACCCAGACGAGGCCCTCCCCTCCGGGGCAGTGGTGGTGAACCTGCTCAGGAAGTACCTGCTGCCTGAG GCCAGTATTTTGGTCACCACAAGGTTGTCTGCCCTTGACCACATCCCTACAAAGTATGTGAAACGCTACGCACAGATATATGGCTTTAATGACCCAGATCGCCAGCGAGCATACTTCACAAGCCGACTGCTGCAACAGATTGGAGAGAAGCCGAGAAACCAGGAGGCCCAGTCCCTCATCGAGCTGCTTTACCTCAACCTACAGAGGGAGAGCCAGTTGGCGGCCGCCTGCTTTTTACCTTCCTATTGCTGGCTGACTTGTGCCATACTCCACTTTTTACATTTCACCGACGCCCAGGCACCCATACGTACGCTAACTGGTATCTATACCAGCTTTCTGAGACTCAACTTTGGAGGGGAGGTGCTGGACATGGGTGGTGCTGTATCTTCTCCAGATGACCAGAACTCATTGATGCTCTATGTAGTCCGCACTGTGGGCAAACTGGCCTTTGACGGAGTCTCCAAAAAGCGCACTTCCTTCTCCGAGGAGGAACTGGAACAGTTTGTGGGGGGTAAGACCAAAACAGATGAGGAACTGCGTCAGCTGGCCGTGTTCCGCACTGACGTCCTCGACTTCTTCCTGGTGCCCTGCGTCGAGACCAAAAGGTCAGAGCTTGATGAAAAGGAGAAGCGCTACGTCTTTGCCATTCCCGCCATGCAAGAATACCTGGCTGCCCTGTACGTCGTCCTCGGCGAGAACAAGACGGCTCTGGAGAAACTGAGCAAAGAGGTGACCGTGGTCATCGGTCAAGTGGGCGAAGATGTCAACACGCTCATCAGCATCATCTCCAAGTTCATCCCCCTCAGGGTCTTTGCTGTTTTCAACCTGCTCAAGCTCTTTCCCAGCCTGTTTGAAAAGATCAGCAGCCGCAGCAAGGGCCGCATCGCCCGCACCATGGCGGCAGAGATGTTCCGCAGCGAGGACAGCTTCAACGAGGACGTGCTGGACCAAGTGGAGCAGAGCCTGCTGGGAGTTCACGGCCCCCAGCCCCAGGAGCGCCTGGACAGCCGGGCCTTCGAGCTCTACCCCATCTTCATGGGCGGCCTGCTTCACTACGAGAACCGGGTTCTGCTGGAGCAGCTGGGCTGCAGCATCAAGAGCACCACGGTGGCTCAGATCACACGGACCCTCAAGAGGCACTTGGCGGCGGAGATCGTGAAGTGGCAGCCCCCCGAGGAGCTCATGGACCTGCTGGTGCTCCTCTACGAGTTCCAGAATCCCCGGCTCACGGCAGAGGTCCTGCTCTCCATCCGCAGCATCAAGCTGTCCACCGTGCGTATGACGCCCCTCAAATGCTTTGTCCTGAGCTCTGTGCTGGCCTGCGCACCCACGAGGTACCACCTGGAGGAGCTGGACCTTTCTTCCTGTCACCTGACCAACGACCTGCTGACCATGCTGTGGCCCGCCTTCCGCCACACGCACAACCTCAA CCTGTGTGATAATCCGCTGTTAGAGTCCGGGGCTCGCTGTCTGCTGGACGCCCTGCAAGGGAACCAGTCTctcagacagctgtccctgatgcACACGGGCATGGGCGACAAGGGGGCCTGCGAGCTGGCCGAGAGGCTCAACCATCACACGGGCCTGCAGGAGCTCAACGTGGCCTACAACAACATCGGGGACAACGCTGCTCTGACCCTGGTGGACGCCTGCAGAGAGCACCCCAGCATCCACACTGTGCA CTTGTACCTGAATCCTCTCAGCAATGTGGGGAAGCAGTCCTTGTACGTGCGAGGAGTCCCGCCGGATCAGGGCGGCACGGGGCGGCGCGTGAAGGTGCTGGCCTCAGTCACCGAGGGCTCGAACATCTCGGAGGACTGGCACCCCATTCTGAGCGTCATCAGTAAGAACGCCTCGTCCTGGGAGCGCGAACGCGTCAGGGAACAGCTGCAGATCTTCCTCCGAGACCTGGAGTGGGGTAGGAAGCAGGCACCAAGCTTCTGGAAAAAGATGCACTTCCGCAGGGTGGAGAAGGGCGTCAGGCAGACGCTGCAGATGCTTCAGAAGGACATCCCGACGAGGACCGGTGGGAGTACCAAGTAA